Proteins from a single region of Hyalangium gracile:
- a CDS encoding DUF4139 domain-containing protein, producing the protein MSAVLPIRRVVLYKHGVGYFERKGKVTGSEALSLDFKARDMNDVLKSMTVLDLSGGSVSAVSYDSTKPLEQLLQEATIRIPESGSLTALLGQIKGARVRVRVGGKESVEGVIVGLESLPVVEGEASVVRPFLSLLVGASLRTFDVLELAELEFLDEAVRKDLEFYLATVLSSYKKDSKRMSILTAGEGERELFVSYVLEAPVWKTSYRILLEEQRPPLLQGWALVDNTGDEDWVDVDLALIAGLPVSFVHDLYNPRYMRRPIVEVKTEAAAAPVIPEESFGESRKELEYDEEEGAPSTGGAAPAYAALPKRHGVTGAGRLRGGGGMHELAEKSVAVKTLTKEVGDLFEYRVDHPVTVHRNQSALVPILQRPFEGRRVLLYNRATREKNPMACIELKNTTGLTLEGGPVTVMEADTYVGEAMLDTMKPDDTRFVPYAVELSCTVSVEEATENGPVFKSVLSRGVLVVQHYFLVRTKYVVRNKGKRPATLFLEHPRSERELRETPEPAETTEGFLRFKLELAAGESREFPVTERTRSVVQYSFGNIQTEEVFFFLKQRYIDERIGDALKEVIALKERVGALGYEEQRLTEERAQLFKDQERIRSNIESLKSGASQRELAERFVSKLSEQENRLDAISLELEQLAKERKTVSDEVTRRIQSLTYTLELEG; encoded by the coding sequence ATGTCCGCCGTCCTGCCCATCCGCCGTGTCGTCCTCTACAAGCACGGGGTTGGCTACTTCGAGCGCAAGGGGAAGGTGACGGGCAGCGAGGCGCTGAGCCTGGACTTCAAGGCTCGCGACATGAACGACGTGCTCAAGTCGATGACGGTGCTGGACTTGTCCGGGGGCTCGGTGTCGGCGGTGAGCTACGACTCGACGAAGCCGCTGGAGCAGCTGCTGCAGGAGGCCACCATCCGCATCCCCGAGTCCGGCAGCCTCACGGCGCTCCTGGGGCAGATCAAGGGCGCGCGGGTGCGGGTGCGCGTGGGCGGCAAGGAGAGCGTGGAGGGCGTCATCGTCGGGCTGGAGTCGCTGCCGGTGGTGGAGGGCGAGGCGTCCGTGGTGCGGCCCTTCCTGTCGCTGCTGGTGGGCGCGTCGCTGCGCACCTTCGACGTGCTGGAGCTCGCCGAGCTGGAGTTCCTGGACGAGGCGGTGCGCAAGGACCTGGAGTTCTACCTGGCCACGGTGCTGTCCTCGTACAAGAAGGACAGCAAGCGGATGTCCATCCTCACCGCGGGCGAGGGCGAGCGGGAGCTCTTCGTCAGCTACGTGCTGGAGGCGCCGGTGTGGAAGACGAGCTACCGCATCCTCCTGGAGGAGCAGAGGCCGCCGCTGTTGCAGGGCTGGGCGCTGGTGGACAACACGGGGGACGAGGACTGGGTGGACGTGGACCTGGCGCTGATCGCCGGGCTGCCGGTGTCCTTCGTGCACGACTTGTACAACCCCCGGTACATGCGGCGCCCCATCGTCGAGGTGAAGACGGAGGCGGCCGCCGCTCCCGTCATCCCCGAGGAGTCCTTCGGGGAGTCCCGGAAGGAGCTGGAGTACGACGAGGAGGAGGGAGCGCCCTCGACGGGAGGGGCCGCGCCGGCCTACGCCGCCTTGCCGAAGAGGCATGGCGTGACGGGCGCCGGGCGGCTGAGGGGAGGGGGCGGGATGCACGAGCTGGCGGAGAAGAGCGTGGCGGTGAAGACGCTGACGAAGGAGGTGGGGGACCTGTTCGAGTACCGGGTGGATCACCCGGTGACGGTGCACCGCAACCAGAGCGCGCTGGTGCCCATCCTCCAGCGGCCGTTCGAGGGCCGGCGGGTGCTGCTCTACAACCGGGCCACGCGCGAGAAGAACCCGATGGCGTGCATCGAGCTGAAGAACACCACGGGGCTGACGCTGGAGGGCGGGCCGGTGACGGTGATGGAGGCGGACACGTACGTGGGCGAGGCGATGCTCGACACGATGAAGCCGGACGACACGCGCTTCGTGCCGTACGCGGTGGAGCTGAGCTGCACGGTGTCGGTGGAGGAGGCGACGGAGAACGGGCCGGTGTTCAAGTCCGTGCTGAGCCGCGGGGTGCTGGTGGTGCAGCACTACTTCCTGGTGCGCACGAAGTACGTGGTGCGCAACAAGGGGAAGCGGCCGGCGACGCTCTTCCTGGAGCACCCGCGCTCGGAGCGGGAGCTGCGGGAGACGCCGGAGCCGGCGGAGACGACGGAAGGCTTCCTGCGCTTCAAGCTGGAGCTGGCGGCGGGGGAGAGCCGGGAGTTCCCGGTGACGGAGCGCACGCGCTCGGTGGTGCAGTACTCCTTCGGCAACATCCAGACGGAGGAGGTCTTCTTCTTCCTGAAGCAGCGCTACATCGACGAGCGCATTGGAGACGCGCTGAAGGAGGTCATCGCCCTGAAGGAGCGGGTGGGGGCGCTGGGGTACGAGGAGCAGCGGCTGACGGAGGAGCGGGCGCAGCTCTTCAAGGACCAGGAGCGCATCCGGTCGAACATCGAGTCGTTGAAGAGCGGGGCCTCGCAGCGGGAGCTGGCCGAGCGCTTCGTGTCGAAGCTGAGCGAGCAGGAGAACCGGCTGGATGCCATCAGCCTGGAGCTGGAGCAGCTGGCCAAGGAGCGCAAGACGGTCAGCGATGAAGTCACTCGCCGCATCCAGTCGCTCACCTACACGTTGGAGCTGGAGGGCTGA
- a CDS encoding DUF6068 family protein, which produces MHSRKKVFSLVGSLALALLASCATTSQQPPAGDPVPPPEQPPASGTGSVQQPEQPSEPNGTPIHSWDDVRVGDRLVYAFSANRAPSRGVGETGAVAGRLTLEVMAVDQGPYAVLKLTFTDEAGKPLASPRLSKELILPIKTFAPLRKPRMLPHEGTSSVEQLSAAGQNWEAVRYIQDNRPADGPLEERLYAVKPGPLYITHGLLSASTTLSGFGARGGQQLTLVEARRGPEGGGKGTPPLMRHPLGPGAWYDIRTDLRSDTRERICFSAELGFILRGQSTVKGTPHMARMACEGIAETEVVPLEEALLTLIAESLSPHLPKGEPTSRAPHVFADKRMKIPALTFDVTQGHGGAGKGSYVVYAENPWDEALVGLPLEARFRPLADASGDPEAAAVLVDWGVIAGSEYP; this is translated from the coding sequence ATGCACTCGCGGAAGAAAGTCTTCTCTCTCGTTGGCTCCCTGGCGCTCGCGCTCCTGGCGAGCTGCGCCACCACGTCGCAACAGCCCCCCGCTGGAGACCCCGTGCCTCCTCCCGAGCAGCCTCCCGCCTCCGGGACCGGCTCCGTGCAGCAGCCCGAGCAGCCCTCGGAGCCCAATGGCACTCCCATCCACTCGTGGGATGACGTTCGCGTGGGAGACCGGCTGGTGTACGCCTTCTCCGCCAACCGCGCTCCGAGCCGGGGCGTCGGCGAGACGGGCGCCGTGGCCGGCCGGCTCACGCTGGAAGTCATGGCGGTGGATCAGGGGCCCTACGCCGTCCTGAAGCTCACCTTCACCGACGAGGCCGGAAAGCCCCTGGCGAGCCCTCGGCTGTCGAAGGAGCTGATCCTGCCCATCAAGACGTTCGCCCCGCTGCGCAAGCCCCGCATGCTGCCCCATGAGGGCACCTCGAGCGTCGAGCAGCTCTCGGCCGCGGGCCAGAACTGGGAGGCCGTCCGCTACATCCAGGACAACCGGCCCGCGGATGGCCCGCTGGAGGAGCGCCTCTATGCCGTGAAGCCCGGGCCGCTCTACATCACCCACGGGCTGCTGAGCGCCAGCACCACGCTCTCCGGCTTCGGCGCGCGCGGCGGCCAGCAGCTCACGCTCGTGGAGGCCCGGCGCGGCCCGGAGGGCGGCGGCAAGGGCACGCCTCCGTTGATGAGGCACCCGCTGGGCCCGGGCGCCTGGTACGACATCCGCACGGACCTGCGGAGCGACACGCGGGAGCGCATCTGCTTCTCCGCCGAGCTCGGCTTCATCCTGCGCGGCCAGAGCACCGTGAAGGGCACGCCCCACATGGCCCGCATGGCCTGTGAGGGCATCGCGGAGACCGAGGTCGTGCCGCTCGAGGAGGCGCTGCTCACGCTCATCGCGGAGAGCCTCTCCCCCCACCTGCCCAAGGGCGAGCCCACCTCGCGCGCGCCTCACGTCTTCGCCGACAAGCGCATGAAGATCCCCGCCCTCACCTTCGATGTGACGCAGGGGCACGGCGGCGCGGGCAAGGGAAGCTACGTGGTGTACGCCGAGAACCCGTGGGACGAGGCCCTCGTCGGGCTGCCGCTCGAGGCCCGCTTCCGTCCTCTCGCCGATGCCTCGGGTGATCCGGAGGCCGCCGCGGTGCTGGTCGACTGGGGCGTCATCGCCGGAAGCGAGTACCCCTGA
- a CDS encoding DUF4286 family protein, giving the protein MTPALYIVTIEVSPSSEAAWNEWHEKVHIPDLMRQPGFLACRKWRDTTNAEDGWPRYVCHYELTSLEAVERYIASDAAKRLRAESESKFGYVTRHRRQVYTEAARFEVDLEPESIE; this is encoded by the coding sequence ATGACACCCGCCCTCTACATCGTCACCATCGAGGTGTCCCCCAGCTCCGAGGCCGCGTGGAACGAGTGGCACGAGAAGGTCCACATCCCCGACCTCATGCGCCAGCCGGGCTTCCTCGCGTGCCGCAAGTGGCGTGACACCACCAACGCCGAGGACGGCTGGCCGCGCTACGTGTGCCACTACGAGCTGACGAGCCTCGAGGCGGTGGAGCGCTACATCGCCAGCGACGCGGCCAAGCGCCTCCGCGCCGAGTCGGAGTCGAAGTTCGGCTACGTCACCCGCCACCGGCGTCAGGTGTACACCGAGGCGGCGCGCTTCGAGGTGGACCTGGAGCCCGAGTCCATCGAGTGA
- a CDS encoding organic hydroperoxide resistance protein has product MAPVTISPLYTATATAQGGRNGRVRSSDGVVDMPLAMPKELGGAGGAVTNPEQLFAAGYSACFESALRLVAGKAGKNVKDASITAAVTIGKTPDGGFGLAVELKGKLPGLSKEEAQQLMHTAHEVCPYSKATRGNIDVKLSVEG; this is encoded by the coding sequence ATGGCTCCTGTCACCATCTCTCCGCTGTACACCGCCACCGCCACCGCCCAGGGAGGCCGCAACGGCCGCGTCCGCTCTTCGGACGGCGTAGTGGACATGCCGCTGGCGATGCCCAAGGAGCTGGGCGGCGCCGGAGGCGCGGTGACCAACCCCGAGCAGCTCTTCGCCGCGGGCTACTCCGCGTGCTTCGAGAGCGCGCTGCGGCTGGTGGCCGGCAAGGCGGGCAAGAACGTGAAGGACGCGAGCATCACCGCGGCCGTCACCATCGGCAAGACGCCGGACGGGGGCTTCGGGCTGGCGGTGGAGCTGAAGGGCAAGCTGCCGGGCCTGTCCAAGGAGGAGGCCCAGCAGCTCATGCACACCGCCCACGAGGTGTGCCCCTACTCGAAGGCCACGCGCGGCAACATCGACGTGAAGCTCTCCGTCGAGGGCTGA
- a CDS encoding amidase, with protein sequence MGRSRREFLSGTAVGVAGMLTTGVSVEAATFDGGAPTTAPAGSPPAFGTAPPVGQAVSVSTFAEAEKLMQVQYTPAERAQAVSNWNRSMAPIHERRTGPRKVALEPTLPPASRWDPVLPGQAVGPARDRFVRSKAAAGPLPSRDEDIAFAPVTALSRWIESRALSSERLTNIYLERLRRFDPKLKCVITLTPELALAQARRADAELAAGRYRGPLHGIPWGAKDLVDTAGIPTTYGAEPFRNRVPSTDAFVVDRLHRAGAVLVAKLSLGALALNDVWFGGETKNPWLLEEGSSGSSAGSGAATAAACVGFSLGSETGGSIISPSMRCGVTGLRPTYGRVARTGAMTLSWTLDKLGPMTRGVEDALLVLAAISGADAGDVSSVPSKLDFDATAGVKGLRVGYLPAWMEKSPANEVDRAALETLKRLGLTPVETSLPDWPYVSLYAILFAEAAASFEELMLSRQMDTLAMQVPDAWPNLLRQARFLSAVELVQADRMRRRVMQEMARVMGEVDVLLVPSLSDDALTITNFTGHPSLTLRTGFVEVERARSDWVPDPARPPPTFSPRRRVPHGVTLIGRLFEEGTLGRVGMALERASGVAGERPPGF encoded by the coding sequence ATGGGCCGCTCTCGCAGGGAGTTCTTGTCGGGTACCGCGGTGGGAGTCGCGGGGATGCTCACCACGGGAGTTTCCGTGGAGGCGGCAACTTTCGATGGTGGGGCTCCCACGACGGCACCGGCGGGTTCACCGCCCGCGTTTGGCACTGCACCCCCCGTGGGCCAGGCGGTGAGCGTGAGCACCTTCGCCGAGGCGGAGAAGCTCATGCAGGTTCAGTACACACCGGCCGAGCGGGCCCAGGCCGTGAGCAACTGGAACCGCTCCATGGCGCCCATCCACGAGCGCCGCACCGGGCCACGGAAGGTGGCGCTGGAGCCGACGCTTCCCCCCGCGTCGAGGTGGGACCCCGTGCTCCCCGGGCAGGCGGTGGGCCCGGCGCGCGACCGCTTCGTGCGGAGCAAGGCGGCGGCCGGTCCGCTCCCGAGCCGGGACGAGGACATCGCGTTCGCCCCCGTCACGGCGCTCTCGCGGTGGATCGAGTCTCGCGCCCTGTCCTCCGAGCGGCTCACGAACATCTACCTGGAGCGGCTGCGGCGCTTCGATCCGAAGCTGAAGTGCGTCATCACGCTGACGCCGGAGCTGGCGCTGGCTCAGGCCCGTCGCGCGGACGCGGAGCTGGCCGCGGGCCGGTATCGCGGTCCGCTGCACGGCATCCCCTGGGGCGCGAAGGATCTGGTCGACACCGCGGGCATCCCCACGACGTACGGGGCCGAGCCGTTCCGAAACCGCGTCCCGAGCACGGACGCGTTCGTCGTGGACCGGCTGCACCGCGCGGGGGCGGTGCTGGTGGCCAAGCTGAGCCTGGGCGCGCTGGCGCTCAATGACGTCTGGTTCGGCGGGGAGACGAAGAACCCGTGGCTGCTGGAGGAGGGCTCGTCAGGCAGCAGCGCCGGTTCGGGCGCCGCGACGGCCGCGGCCTGTGTCGGCTTCTCGCTGGGCAGCGAGACGGGGGGCAGCATCATCTCTCCGTCCATGCGCTGCGGCGTCACCGGGCTGCGGCCCACCTACGGCCGCGTGGCGCGCACGGGGGCGATGACGCTGAGCTGGACGCTGGACAAGCTGGGGCCGATGACGCGCGGCGTGGAGGACGCGCTGCTGGTGCTGGCGGCCATCTCCGGGGCCGACGCGGGAGATGTGTCGAGCGTGCCGAGCAAGCTCGACTTCGACGCCACCGCCGGGGTGAAGGGGCTGCGCGTGGGCTACCTGCCGGCGTGGATGGAGAAGAGCCCGGCGAACGAGGTGGATCGCGCCGCGCTCGAGACGCTGAAGCGGCTGGGGCTGACGCCCGTGGAGACGAGCCTGCCCGACTGGCCCTACGTGAGCCTCTACGCCATCCTCTTCGCCGAGGCGGCGGCGTCCTTCGAGGAGCTGATGCTGAGCCGGCAGATGGACACGCTGGCCATGCAGGTGCCCGACGCGTGGCCGAACCTGCTGCGCCAGGCGCGCTTCCTGTCAGCGGTGGAGCTGGTGCAGGCGGACCGGATGCGGCGCCGGGTGATGCAGGAGATGGCGCGGGTGATGGGCGAGGTGGACGTGCTGCTGGTGCCGTCGCTGAGCGACGATGCGCTCACCATCACGAACTTCACGGGCCACCCGTCGCTGACGCTGCGCACGGGCTTCGTGGAGGTGGAGCGGGCTCGGAGCGACTGGGTGCCGGATCCGGCGCGTCCGCCGCCGACGTTCTCTCCCAGGCGCCGCGTGCCTCACGGGGTGACGCTCATCGGGCGGCTCTTCGAGGAGGGCACCCTGGGGCGGGTGGGCATGGCCCTGGAGCGCGCCAGCGGCGTCGCGGGGGAGCGGCCTCCGGGGTTCTGA
- a CDS encoding helix-turn-helix domain-containing protein, with protein MEDPEQLLTASDAARILGLSRDMVRILAHKGRLRALRAANGYHLFRRGDVEELARLRAAEKASGGVHA; from the coding sequence ATGGAAGATCCCGAACAGTTGCTCACCGCGAGTGACGCGGCACGCATCCTGGGCCTCTCCCGAGACATGGTCCGCATCCTGGCGCACAAGGGCCGCCTGCGCGCCCTGCGCGCCGCCAACGGCTATCACCTCTTCCGTCGGGGTGATGTGGAGGAGCTCGCCCGTCTCCGCGCAGCCGAGAAGGCCTCGGGCGGAGTACATGCGTAG
- a CDS encoding sensor histidine kinase, translating into MTEEKPAPASPRPAPSVHSWTQEEQARLIIESVRDYAIFMLDARGHVATWNPGAEAIKGYRAEEILGQSITRFYTPEDLVAGRPQRLLRAAAEAGHVEDVGWRVRKDGTRFWADVVLSAVRDASGQLLGYSKVTRDLTQHRATQERLRQSEERFRRLVEGVQDYAIFMLDPTGHVVTWNAGAERIKGYRAEEILGQSLTRFFIPEDVASGKGARELELALREGRYEEEGWRMRKDGSRFWASVILTPLRDTSGQHVGFTKVTRDLTERKKMEEERLRLAQTQEALRLRDEFLSIASHELRTPLTALQLQLHSLRELLVSAEQKVQTKLDRATRSSERLVDLVESLLDVSRISTGRFEMNPQPLDLSEVVHEATERLRESATRAGCELTVIADGSVPGTGDRLRLEQVLTNLLSNAIKYAARAPIEVSLVREAETAVLEVRDRGPGIPEEALPRIFERFERAVEMRHYGGLGLGLYVVREIVKAHDGMVTVRNLPGGGACFTIRLPLVPGATAREEPAKPGELH; encoded by the coding sequence ATGACCGAAGAAAAGCCCGCCCCTGCCTCGCCGCGGCCAGCGCCCTCGGTGCACTCCTGGACCCAGGAGGAGCAGGCGCGGCTGATCATCGAGAGCGTTCGCGACTACGCCATCTTCATGCTCGACGCGCGGGGCCACGTGGCCACCTGGAACCCCGGCGCCGAGGCTATCAAGGGCTATCGCGCGGAGGAGATCCTCGGCCAGTCCATCACCCGCTTCTACACCCCGGAGGATCTGGTCGCGGGCCGGCCCCAGCGGCTGCTGCGGGCCGCCGCGGAGGCCGGACATGTGGAGGACGTGGGCTGGCGCGTGCGCAAGGATGGCACGCGCTTCTGGGCGGACGTGGTGCTCTCGGCGGTGCGCGATGCGTCCGGCCAGCTGCTGGGCTACTCGAAGGTCACCCGGGATTTGACCCAGCACCGCGCCACCCAGGAGCGGCTCCGCCAGAGCGAGGAGCGCTTCCGGCGCCTGGTGGAGGGCGTGCAGGACTACGCCATCTTCATGCTGGACCCGACCGGCCACGTCGTGACGTGGAACGCCGGCGCCGAGCGCATCAAGGGCTACCGCGCGGAGGAGATCCTCGGTCAGTCCCTCACCCGCTTCTTCATTCCGGAGGACGTCGCGTCCGGCAAGGGCGCGCGCGAGCTGGAGCTGGCGCTGCGCGAGGGCCGCTACGAGGAGGAGGGCTGGCGGATGCGCAAGGACGGCTCGCGCTTCTGGGCCAGCGTCATCCTCACCCCGCTGCGCGACACCTCGGGCCAGCACGTCGGCTTCACCAAGGTGACGAGAGACCTGACCGAGCGCAAGAAGATGGAGGAAGAGCGGCTGCGGCTGGCGCAGACGCAGGAGGCGCTGCGCCTGCGCGACGAGTTCCTGTCCATCGCGTCCCATGAGCTGCGCACGCCGCTCACCGCGCTCCAGCTCCAGCTCCACAGCCTGCGCGAGCTGCTCGTCTCCGCGGAGCAGAAGGTGCAGACCAAGCTCGACCGCGCCACCCGCAGCAGCGAGCGCCTGGTGGATCTCGTCGAGTCGCTGCTGGATGTCTCGCGCATCAGCACCGGGCGCTTCGAGATGAACCCCCAGCCCCTGGATCTCTCCGAGGTGGTGCACGAAGCCACCGAGCGCCTGAGGGAGTCCGCCACGCGAGCGGGCTGCGAGCTCACCGTCATCGCCGACGGCTCGGTGCCGGGCACGGGGGATCGCCTCCGGCTCGAGCAGGTGCTGACCAACCTGCTGTCCAACGCCATCAAGTACGCGGCCCGCGCGCCCATCGAGGTGTCGCTCGTCCGCGAGGCCGAGACGGCCGTGCTCGAGGTGAGGGACAGGGGGCCCGGGATTCCCGAGGAGGCCCTGCCGCGCATCTTCGAGCGCTTCGAGCGCGCCGTGGAGATGCGGCACTACGGCGGACTGGGGCTGGGGCTCTACGTCGTCCGAGAGATCGTCAAGGCGCACGATGGAATGGTCACCGTGCGCAACCTGCCTGGGGGGGGCGCCTGTTTCACCATCCGGCTGCCGCTCGTTCCTGGGGCCACGGCCCGGGAGGAGCCAGCCAAGCCTGGAGAGCTGCACTGA
- a CDS encoding response regulator, producing MSSHRVLVVEDDLEIRESVMEILEEHGYEPVGAENGLEALDRLREPGPPPCLIMLDLMLPRMDGKEFRQEQLRHPELAHIPVVVVSAFRDATQLVQGMHVAEVLRKPFKPEQLIDVARRYCPPVAPSA from the coding sequence ATGTCTTCCCACCGCGTCCTGGTCGTCGAAGACGATCTCGAGATCCGTGAGAGCGTCATGGAGATCCTCGAGGAGCACGGCTACGAGCCGGTCGGCGCCGAGAACGGGCTCGAGGCGCTGGACAGGCTGCGCGAGCCCGGCCCACCGCCCTGCCTCATCATGCTGGACCTCATGCTGCCCCGCATGGACGGCAAGGAGTTCCGCCAGGAGCAGCTGCGCCACCCGGAGCTGGCCCACATCCCCGTGGTGGTGGTCTCCGCCTTCCGGGACGCGACCCAGCTCGTCCAGGGCATGCACGTCGCGGAGGTCCTCAGGAAGCCCTTCAAGCCCGAGCAGCTCATCGACGTCGCGCGGCGCTACTGCCCGCCCGTCGCCCCGAGCGCCTGA
- a CDS encoding vWA domain-containing protein produces MFLPFLYELRRRGVPVGTQEALALAGALHAGLHDSSLDGFYHVARALLVHSETHLDAFDQAFLAHFKGVESAGLQLTQELMDWLRDARERRDLTPEEQALLDSLDEEALERLFQERLREQRERHDGGNRWIGTGGTSPFGNGGAGQQGFRVGGTGGRQGTAILQAGERKYQGYRDDVVLDTRQLEVALRKLRAFAREGAADELDIDESINATARNAGELEVVVRPPRRPNTRVVLLMDVGGSMDPYAALVSRLFSVASRATHFKELRTYYFHNCVYGRLYATPQLTGGTTVPELIGQVGKHHKLVIVGDAYMAPYELGIRADAHGHYSPEGLEGLVWLMQLAQHFERSAWLNPEAPRIWPGSTIATIGRIFPMFHLTVEGLGEAVSHLTKGRTAKGTTVRR; encoded by the coding sequence ATGTTCCTGCCCTTCCTCTACGAGCTGCGGCGGCGCGGGGTGCCGGTGGGCACGCAGGAGGCGCTGGCGCTGGCGGGCGCCCTGCACGCCGGCCTGCACGACAGCAGCCTGGACGGCTTCTACCACGTGGCGCGCGCCCTGCTCGTGCACTCCGAGACGCACCTGGACGCCTTCGACCAGGCCTTCCTCGCCCACTTCAAGGGCGTGGAGTCCGCCGGCCTCCAGCTCACCCAGGAGCTGATGGACTGGCTGCGTGACGCGCGCGAGCGCAGGGACCTCACCCCCGAGGAGCAGGCGCTGCTCGACTCGCTGGACGAGGAGGCCCTGGAGCGCCTCTTCCAGGAGCGGCTGCGCGAGCAGCGCGAGCGCCATGACGGCGGCAACCGGTGGATCGGCACCGGCGGCACCTCACCGTTCGGCAACGGTGGCGCCGGGCAGCAGGGCTTCCGCGTGGGCGGCACCGGCGGCCGGCAGGGCACCGCCATCCTCCAGGCCGGCGAGCGCAAGTACCAGGGCTACCGGGACGACGTGGTGCTGGACACCCGCCAGCTCGAGGTGGCGCTGCGCAAGCTGCGCGCCTTCGCCCGCGAGGGCGCCGCCGACGAGCTGGACATCGACGAGAGCATCAACGCCACCGCGCGCAACGCCGGCGAGCTGGAGGTGGTGGTGCGGCCCCCGCGCCGCCCCAACACGCGCGTGGTGCTGCTCATGGACGTGGGCGGCTCCATGGATCCGTACGCCGCTCTCGTCAGCCGCCTCTTCAGCGTCGCCAGCCGCGCCACGCACTTCAAGGAGCTGCGCACCTACTACTTCCACAACTGCGTCTACGGCCGGCTCTACGCCACGCCGCAGCTCACCGGCGGCACCACCGTGCCGGAGCTCATCGGTCAGGTGGGCAAGCACCACAAGCTCGTCATCGTCGGCGACGCGTACATGGCGCCTTATGAGCTGGGCATCCGCGCGGACGCCCACGGGCACTACTCGCCGGAGGGGCTGGAGGGGCTCGTCTGGCTGATGCAGCTGGCCCAGCACTTCGAGCGCAGCGCCTGGCTCAACCCCGAGGCGCCCCGCATCTGGCCGGGCAGCACCATCGCCACCATCGGCCGCATCTTCCCCATGTTCCACCTCACCGTGGAGGGGCTCGGGGAGGCCGTCTCCCACCTCACCAAGGGCCGCACCGCCAAGGGCACCACCGTCCGGCGCTGA
- a CDS encoding AAA family ATPase, with translation MTPTSSRFRGTEKYLSSEGLQAAVNCALTLQRPLLVKGEPGTGKTLLAEAIAEALGTRLIPWHVKSTTRAQDGLYVYDTVQRLYDSRFGDGDVKDIRRYIRLGPLGEAFSSRERVVLLIDEVDKADVEFPNDLLHELDRMRFRILETNEEVVATQRPVVVITSNNEKELPDAFLRRCVFHFIDFPDTDLMRRIVGVHHPGLDEALTEQALKIFYELRGFTRLRKRPSTSELIDWIAVLKASGIQSLKVEENLPFLGALLKKEQDLMAVAEAFGKGRRTRA, from the coding sequence ATGACGCCCACCTCCTCCCGCTTCCGTGGAACCGAGAAGTACCTCTCCAGTGAGGGCCTCCAGGCCGCCGTGAACTGCGCGCTGACGCTCCAGCGCCCCCTGCTCGTCAAGGGCGAGCCCGGCACCGGGAAGACGCTGCTGGCCGAGGCCATCGCCGAGGCCCTGGGCACGCGCCTCATCCCCTGGCACGTCAAGAGCACCACCCGCGCCCAGGACGGCCTCTACGTCTACGACACCGTGCAGCGCCTCTATGACTCGCGCTTCGGCGACGGAGACGTGAAGGACATCCGTCGCTACATCCGCCTGGGGCCGCTGGGCGAGGCCTTCTCCTCCCGCGAGCGCGTGGTGCTGCTCATCGACGAGGTGGACAAGGCCGACGTCGAGTTTCCCAATGACCTGCTCCACGAGCTGGACCGGATGCGCTTCCGCATCCTCGAGACGAACGAGGAGGTGGTGGCCACGCAGCGCCCCGTCGTCGTCATCACCAGCAACAACGAGAAGGAGCTGCCCGACGCCTTCCTGCGCCGGTGCGTCTTCCACTTCATCGACTTCCCGGACACCGACCTGATGCGCCGCATCGTCGGCGTGCACCACCCCGGCCTGGACGAGGCCCTCACCGAGCAGGCGCTGAAGATCTTCTACGAGCTGCGCGGCTTCACCCGGCTGCGCAAGCGCCCCTCCACCAGCGAGCTCATCGACTGGATCGCCGTGCTCAAGGCCAGTGGCATCCAGAGCCTCAAGGTGGAGGAGAACCTGCCCTTCCTCGGCGCGCTGCTGAAGAAGGAGCAGGACCTCATGGCCGTGGCGGAGGCGTTCGGCAAGGGCCGCCGGACGCGGGCCTGA